One window of Myripristis murdjan chromosome 8, fMyrMur1.1, whole genome shotgun sequence genomic DNA carries:
- the wipi1 gene encoding WD repeat domain phosphoinositide-interacting protein 1 isoform X1, translating into MESGEGVDRPGGPGGPDGPGLRFGCASFNQDSTSLAVGTKTGYRLFSVTMVEKLDCIHESAETPDVYIVERLFSSSLVVVVSAAMPRRMNVYHFKKGTEICNYSYSNNILAVRLNRQRLVVCLEESIYIHNIKDMKLLKTLLNTPSNPSGLCALSINHSNSYLAYPGSATIGEIVVYDANNLSTVTMIPAHDSPLAALTFNASGTKLASASERGTVIRVFSIPEGLRLFEFRRGMKRYVSISSLSFSPDGQFLCASSNTETVHIFKLEQLGPSGEDEAATWTAYMGKMFSAASSYLPAQVSGMMSQDRAFATVHLLASGQRNVCTLAMIQKLPRLLVASADGQLFIYNVDPQDGGECMLAHTHRLFGVDEGRGEGAECDGSEVTRPPHTFPSYAATVALPATGPVTATLTGYSEDGGAKKGEIIPEHEFAAGPVCLDDENEFPPINWCHGGTAAGQGRRS; encoded by the exons ATGGAGAGCGGAGAGGGAGTTGACAGGCCTGGCGGACCGGGCGGACCGGACGGACCGGGGCTCCGGTTTGGCTGCGCCTCATTCAACCAAGACTCCAC ATCATTGGCTGTGGGAACAAAGACTGGCTACAGGCTGTTTTCCGTGACCATGGTGGAAAAACTGGACTGCATCCATGAGAGTG CAGAGACTCCAGATGTCTACATTGTGGAGCGTTTGTTCTCCAGTAgtctggtggtggtggtgagcgCCGCCATGCCACGCCGCATGAACGTCTACCACTTCAAGAAGGGCACCGAGATCTGCAACTACAGCTACTCCAACAACATCCTGGCTGTCAGGCTCAACAGACAA AGGCTTGTGGTGTGCCTTGAAGAGTCAATTTATATCCACAACATCAAAGACATGAAGCTGCTCAAGACTCTGCTCAACACGCCGTCCAACCCCTCAG GTCTATGTGCTCTTTCTATCAATCATTCCAACTCCTATCTGGCGTACCCCGGCAGTGCCACCATCGGAGAGATTGTAGTGTACGATGCCAACAACTTG AGCACAGTGACAATGATCCCTGCTCATGACAGTCCTCTGGCAGCTCTCACCTTCAACGCTTCGGGTACCAAACTTGCCAGCGCCTCTGAGAGG GGCACCGTTATCCGAGTATTTTCCATTCCCGAGGGCCTGCGCCTGTTTGAGTTCCGCCGGGGAATGAAGAG gtacgTCAGCATCAGCTCTTTGTCATTCAGCCCTGATGGGCAGTTCCTCTGTGCTTCCAGCAACACAGAGACTGTGCATATCTTTAAACTGGAACAACTGGGaccaag CGGAGAGGACGAGGCTGCCACCTGGACAGCCTACATGGGGAAGATGTtttcagcagccagcagctacCTCCCTGCCCAGGTCTCTGGCATGATGAGCCAGGACCGGGCCTTCGCCACTGTTCACCTCCTCGCGTCGGGCCAGAGGAACGTCTGCACCCTGGCTAT GATCCAGAAGCTTCCACGGCTGCTGGTGGCTTCAGCTGATGGCCAGCTCTTCATCTACAACGTGGATCCACAGGATGGAGGCGAGTGCATgttggctcacacacacag gCTTTTTGGTGTTGATGAGGGGCGGGGTGAAGGGGCAGAGTGTGacgggtcagaggtcacacgaCCCCCACACACCTTTCCATCCTATGCTGCAACTGTTGCCTTACCAGCCACCGGGCCAGTCACTGCAACGCTCACTG GCTACTCTGAGGATGGTGGGGCGAAGAAAGGCGAGATCATCCCAGAGCACGAGTTTGCCGCTGGACCTGTCTGCCTGGATGATGAGAACGAGTTCCCACCT ATTAATTGGTGCCACGGCGGGACTGCAGCTGGCCAGGGGAGGCGCTCGTGA
- the wipi1 gene encoding WD repeat domain phosphoinositide-interacting protein 1 isoform X2 — translation MESGEGVDRPGGPGGPDGPGLRFGCASFNQDSTSLAVGTKTGYRLFSVTMVEKLDCIHESETPDVYIVERLFSSSLVVVVSAAMPRRMNVYHFKKGTEICNYSYSNNILAVRLNRQRLVVCLEESIYIHNIKDMKLLKTLLNTPSNPSGLCALSINHSNSYLAYPGSATIGEIVVYDANNLSTVTMIPAHDSPLAALTFNASGTKLASASERGTVIRVFSIPEGLRLFEFRRGMKRYVSISSLSFSPDGQFLCASSNTETVHIFKLEQLGPSGEDEAATWTAYMGKMFSAASSYLPAQVSGMMSQDRAFATVHLLASGQRNVCTLAMIQKLPRLLVASADGQLFIYNVDPQDGGECMLAHTHRLFGVDEGRGEGAECDGSEVTRPPHTFPSYAATVALPATGPVTATLTGYSEDGGAKKGEIIPEHEFAAGPVCLDDENEFPPINWCHGGTAAGQGRRS, via the exons ATGGAGAGCGGAGAGGGAGTTGACAGGCCTGGCGGACCGGGCGGACCGGACGGACCGGGGCTCCGGTTTGGCTGCGCCTCATTCAACCAAGACTCCAC ATCATTGGCTGTGGGAACAAAGACTGGCTACAGGCTGTTTTCCGTGACCATGGTGGAAAAACTGGACTGCATCCATGAGAGTG AGACTCCAGATGTCTACATTGTGGAGCGTTTGTTCTCCAGTAgtctggtggtggtggtgagcgCCGCCATGCCACGCCGCATGAACGTCTACCACTTCAAGAAGGGCACCGAGATCTGCAACTACAGCTACTCCAACAACATCCTGGCTGTCAGGCTCAACAGACAA AGGCTTGTGGTGTGCCTTGAAGAGTCAATTTATATCCACAACATCAAAGACATGAAGCTGCTCAAGACTCTGCTCAACACGCCGTCCAACCCCTCAG GTCTATGTGCTCTTTCTATCAATCATTCCAACTCCTATCTGGCGTACCCCGGCAGTGCCACCATCGGAGAGATTGTAGTGTACGATGCCAACAACTTG AGCACAGTGACAATGATCCCTGCTCATGACAGTCCTCTGGCAGCTCTCACCTTCAACGCTTCGGGTACCAAACTTGCCAGCGCCTCTGAGAGG GGCACCGTTATCCGAGTATTTTCCATTCCCGAGGGCCTGCGCCTGTTTGAGTTCCGCCGGGGAATGAAGAG gtacgTCAGCATCAGCTCTTTGTCATTCAGCCCTGATGGGCAGTTCCTCTGTGCTTCCAGCAACACAGAGACTGTGCATATCTTTAAACTGGAACAACTGGGaccaag CGGAGAGGACGAGGCTGCCACCTGGACAGCCTACATGGGGAAGATGTtttcagcagccagcagctacCTCCCTGCCCAGGTCTCTGGCATGATGAGCCAGGACCGGGCCTTCGCCACTGTTCACCTCCTCGCGTCGGGCCAGAGGAACGTCTGCACCCTGGCTAT GATCCAGAAGCTTCCACGGCTGCTGGTGGCTTCAGCTGATGGCCAGCTCTTCATCTACAACGTGGATCCACAGGATGGAGGCGAGTGCATgttggctcacacacacag gCTTTTTGGTGTTGATGAGGGGCGGGGTGAAGGGGCAGAGTGTGacgggtcagaggtcacacgaCCCCCACACACCTTTCCATCCTATGCTGCAACTGTTGCCTTACCAGCCACCGGGCCAGTCACTGCAACGCTCACTG GCTACTCTGAGGATGGTGGGGCGAAGAAAGGCGAGATCATCCCAGAGCACGAGTTTGCCGCTGGACCTGTCTGCCTGGATGATGAGAACGAGTTCCCACCT ATTAATTGGTGCCACGGCGGGACTGCAGCTGGCCAGGGGAGGCGCTCGTGA